From a region of the Lepidochelys kempii isolate rLepKem1 chromosome 26, rLepKem1.hap2, whole genome shotgun sequence genome:
- the LOC140903525 gene encoding neuropeptide Y receptor type 4-2-like, with product MEELLKLTYPNVSERLSLPWEQGGPCGPSVGNSTVLVVAYSALLAVGLVGNLCLLCVVARHQEMRNVTSIFIANLACSDLLMSLVCLPVTVIYTLMDRWVLGEFLCKASPFAQCVSVTVSILSLAWIALERHQLIVNPTGWKPGATHAYLAVSVTWLVSGCVSLPFLAFSVLTDEPFRNLSLPFDAFAGHLVCVEKWPSDGHRLAYTTGLLFGQYCLPLLLILACYGRIFLRLRRRRDVLERPTQGPRAASHRRVSVLLACLVAAFAVCWLPLTVFNALYDWAPEAISGCHHDLLFSLCHLAAMASTCVNPVLYGFLNTNFQQELKALLHRCSCAGEPDTYESVPLSTVSTEVSKASLRSGGVATDA from the coding sequence ATGGAGGAGCTGCTGAAGCTCACGTACCCGAATGTCTCGGAGCGGCTGagcctgccctgggagcagggcgggCCGTGCGGCCCCTCGGTGGGGAACAGCACCGTCCTGGTGGTGGCCTACAGCGCCCTGCTGGCCGTGGGGCTGGTGGGAAACCTCTGCCTGCTCTGCGTCGTCGCCCGGCACCAGGAGATGAGGAACGTCACCAGCATCTTCATTGCCAACCTGGCCTGCTCCGACCTGCTGATGAGCCTGGTGTGCCTGCCTGTCACCGTCATCTACACCCTCATGGACCGCTGGGTGCTGGGCGAGTTCCTGTGCAAGGCCAGCCCCTTCGCGCAGTGCGTCTCCGTCACCGTCTCCATCCTCTCGCTGGCCTGGATCGCCCTGGAGCGGCACCAGCTCATCGTCAACCCCACCGGCTGGAAGCCGGGGGCCACCCACGCCTACCTGGCCGTGAGCGTCACCTGGCTGGTGTCGGGCTGCGTCTCCCTGCCCTTCCTCGCCTTCAGCGTCCTGACGGACGAGCCCTTCCGCAACCTCAGCCTGCCCTTCGACGCCTTCGCCGGCCACCTGGTGTGCGTGGAGAAGTGGCCGTCGGACGGGCACCGCCTGGCCTACACCACCGGGCTGCTATTCGGCCAGTACTGCCTGCCCCTGCTGCTCATCCTGGCCTGCTACGGCCGCATCTTCCTGCGGCTGCGGCGCCGGCGGGACGTCCTGGAGCGGCCCACGCAGGGGCCCCGGGCCGCCAGCCACCGGCGGGTCAGCGTCCTGCTGGCCTGCCTCGTCGCCGCCTTCGCCGTGTGCTGGCTGCCCCTGACCGTCTTCAACGCCCTGTACGACTGGGCCCCCGAGGCCATCTCCGGCTGCCACCACGACCTGCTCTTCTCCCTCTGCCATCTGGCGGCCATGGCCTCCACCTGCGTCAACCCCGTCCTCTATGGCTTCCTGAACACCAACTTCCAGCAGGAGCTCAAAGCCTTGCTCCACCGCTGCAGCTGCGCTGGGGAGCCGGACACGTACGAGAGCGTCCCCCTGTCCACCGTCAGCACCGAGGTCTCCAAGGCCTCGCTGCGCAGCGGGGGGGTCGCCACCGACGCCTGA